AGCTGGGATGGGTGACAGATCGCACCGGCTATCGTTATGACCACTTCGATCCGGAGACGAATCGGCCCTGGCCTGAGATGCCTGCGGTGTTCAAAGAACTCGCAACGGGTGCTGCGAACGAGGCAGGCTTTCCAGGGTTCAATCCGGACGCATGTCTCATCAACCGATACGAGCCAGGTTCGAAATTATCGCTGCATCAGGACAAGGATGAGCGTGACTATACGCAACCGATTGTCTCGGTCTCGTTAGGCCTTTCTGCGACTTTCCTTTTCGGCGGGCTGAAGCGAACAGACCCGATCCAGCGCATCCAGGTGATTCATGGCGACGTGCTTGTGTGGGGAGGGCCTGCAAGGCTGCGTTATCACGGCATTGCTCCACTGCGGGATGGCACACATGTGCAGCTTGGCCCGGTTCGTTACAACCTCACCTTTCGGAAGGCCGGCTGAAGACCCCTAACTGCAGAGTTATGGAGGCCCGCGGTTTGTCTTGCTTAAGGGCACGGCTTCAGCTGTTAAGTCTCCAGACATCCTTTACAGTCGATTTGCTCGCAATTCCCTATAAAGAGCGGTCGTAGTGGCTAGGGAAAGTGGGAAAAGGCCTTTCTTTTTCCAAGGTTGCGCAGCAACCGCCTTTTCCTGGCCTCTGTTGACCTCACAGGACTTCCGGCACAAAAGTGTAAAGGATGTCATGGAACTGAACAGCTTCAGCCGTGCCGTAGAAAAACCCGCAAATACGCGGCTTTAGCCGCTGAGGTCAGGTTCAGCCCAAGTGCGATATCCCGTCTCGAATCTTTTGTTTGCTATTTGGTCTGCATGAAGATCTGGTGACCCGAGGCATCTCCCTCAGCGGCTTCTATGAGACGGCTGTATGGGTCAAGTTTTTTCCTTCATAGAGTTTTTGTATTTGCAGTTGCGGTTGTGTTTTGGATTCATCTCGGGGCTTCTATCCGCACTCGCAGTGAGCCGCTAAGGGACTCGGTGCCTGTTGGGACCCGATGGTGATGAATTGGGGCTGCTATCTGAAGCACGACCTGTATGGCCCAGCCGCTGAGCGCAGTCACCCGGACACGAGATTGTTCTGCTTTGGCCGATCCGCGGTTCAGGCTACGGTGGCCATTGCAGGTTGAGGGAAGTGTTGGAAGCTCTGTCCGCTGCGCCACATGCTGTGCAACAGGACCGCCAGTTTACGGGCCACCGCCACGATAGCTCGCTTTTTTGCTCTCTTGCCTCCACTGGATGCCAGCTTGAGGCCCCAGCGACGCAAGGCTGAGTCAGGACCGAAGCGACCCAGGATGTATTGCGCCGACTGCACCAGCAGACTTCGTAAATATCGGTTGCCGGTCTTGGAGATGCCTAACTCCGGATCCGAGTCCCCCGACTGACTTTGTCCGGGTCGCAGACCGAGCCACGCACCTGCGGAACGGTTGCTTGCTATATTGGGCCGGTCCAGCGTGAGTACATACGTGGCCGCCACCACAGGACCCACGCCTGGAACCGTACGCAGCACACCGATCTCCGGATACCTGGTACCCAGCTTTTCGATCTGTTCTTCCATACTGTCGATCTGACGGTTCAACGTCGCGATCTGCTCCAACAACGGAACCGCTACCGTCGTCAGCACAGACGGAATCGATGCCCGCACCCGCACAGGAAACGACTCGGTGGAACAGGCCGGCAGACGGCCACCGGCGCTTTTGACCAGGCCACGCAACGCGTTGACCAGCATCGTCCGCGCACGTACTAGCGTAGCCCGCGCCTGGATCAGGTTCAGGTCCTGCTGCCGCTCCATGCTGCGGTGAAGCAGCGGCGCCAGCAACTTAGGATCAGACGCCGCGAAGCGAGCCAGCTGCTCGGCATCGTTGCGATCGTTCTTCGATTCACTCGAGCTGATCGCCGCGATCTTGCGCGCATTGGCCACGATCACCTGATGACCTAAAGACTTGAGCAAACGGCTTACCCACGGAGAGTGCGTGCCGCACTCCAGTGCTATTCGCTGCCGCTCCTCGCCCTCGAAATGACGTCGGAACGCCGCCTCCGTACTCTGGATACGACCTTCCTCCATCACTTCCTTCCCTGCGTTCAACAGACAGTAGTGGCTGTAACGGTCCCCTAAATCAAGCCCTACCGTCAGCGCTGGCCTGTCACTCCCCATTTCCTCTAACCACTGCGCTTTGCTAACCTTCTTCATCGGCTGGTCTCCTTGAGCACCCCGAGTGCGTGCGAACAGCTTAGCTGCTTCGCGAGGCCAGCCGTCTCATCCCATCTGAAGCCGCTTGCTTTCCATGTTCGACTGCGGCACGGCTGAAGCCGTGCCTTTAAACAAGACATTCGCACCTGCGGTGCGAAATGGTTGCGCTACGCGCAACGGTTTGAGAGTTTCGCTGAAAGCGATACACCGGAACTAAACGCATCCAGCTGATCTTAACAGCGACACCCTAGCTGCTTTGGATCGCCACCCGGTACCGAAGTAATCGGTGATCTGCTAAATGGTCGAAGGCCGTTCGGAGGTAAGATTTTTCCGTTAATTAACCAGTTGTCGGGTTACACCAAATCGGATATAACTGGCTCACACTTGAGAACCTAGCGGGCGAGCATGTCTTCGGAGAAGATTACTGTCAGCGCTGAAGACATTGATTTGGCTGTGCATGTCTCGGCGCCTGCCGAAATTCCGGCCAAAAAGCAGCCTTCTCCTATTCCCGTCTGGGCCAAGGCGTGTCTGTGGCTTCTGGTTCCGGTTCTTCCTCTTCTGTGCGTGATCTCGGTCATTCTGCGGATTGCGTTTCGCACGCAGCCGCCGCGGACACGGTATGCCCTGGTCTCTCTGCTGGCAACGCTGCTGACGGTAAGCAGTCTGCTGGCGCTGGTCGCAGGGGTAGCGATCTATTCGCTTGTTCCTTTGCCGCCGATGGTGAACTCTGGTCTGCCCGATCTTGACCAGCGGACTGGCTTCCCCTCGCTGTCTTCGGCTGTAACTCTTTCCAGTGCCGAGGTATCCACTCAGTTGAAGCCGCTGGTGGTTGTGGTATCGCCGGCCGTTCGGTTCTGGGGACGGGAGGCAGCTTCTGTGGGACTGGGGGCGGGTATGCTGCTCGAGGCAGGACCCGATGGCTATCTTTTTGCCACGGCCAATCATGTCGTCAGCGGAACGGCCTCGCCCGCCGGTGGAAGCGCTCCGCATGTGATGGTTGCCATGGAAGGTGGGCTCTGGTCAAAGGCCGACGTGATCGCCACCTGTCCCTCGAACGATATGGCGCTGCTCTGGGTCGAGCGGCACTCCGGCGCTGCAGCTTTCGTGCAGCCTATCGGCAAGCCGCAGGACGGCGAGCCGATCTTCGTGATCGGTCACCCGGAGGGATTGAAGTACACGCTTAGCAGCGGCATCATCTCCGGCCTGCATCAGGACGTGCTGCAGATCTCGGCGGCCATCAGTCCGGGTAACAGTGGCGGGCCGGTCTATGACGCGCACGGTGCGCTGCTGGGAGTTGTCAGCTCAAAGTTTGACCGCAACAACGATGCCAATGCGGAGAATCTCGGTTTTGCCAACAGTGCCGAGCTGCTGCACAATCCGTCGCTTTGGTCGTTTTATGGAAATGGCCGTCAGAGGCTGGAACAGTATTTGAAGGATCTACAGACAAAACAACAGATGTAGTTGAAGAACCTTCCGGGAAGGATGCGATGCCTTACATCAACGTCACCGTCTACGATTCGACGGAAAACAAACGCGTTCCAGCTGAGTTACCTGATGATGCTCCGTGCAGCAAGATCGTGACGGTGCTGGTGCAGAAGCTCCAGCTTCCGACCAATGGGCCGGACGGCGCGCCGCTGAGTTACAAGTTTCATCACAAGAACAGTGGCCGCCAGATCCAGGACAGCCAGACATTGGCCCAGGCCGGTGTGAACGAAGGCGACATCCTGCGGCTGCAGCCGGAGATCACCGCAGGCTGAACGCCATGACCGAGACCCTCACCTTACGTACAGAGCTGGAGGAGGACCGGTTCAGCCGCTTCCGCCTTATCCCCTGGTGGGATCAGGCGAAGATCCAGTCCGCGCGTGTGCTGGTGATCGGTGCAGGCGCGCTCGGGAATGAGATCCTCAAGAACCTGGCCCTGCTCGGCTTCCTCAATATTGTCATCGTCGATCTCGACTCGATTGAGACCTCGAACCTGTCGCGGTCGGTGCTCTTCCGTGCGTCCGACGTCGGCAGCGCTAAGGCCGATGCGGCTGCGCGTGGTTATGGCAACCTGCTGCCTGAGGCGACCGTTCTCCCTCTGGCGGCGAATGTGATGCAGGATTGCGGCCTCGGCCTCTTCGCGTGGGCTGACCTGATCATTGCGGGGCTCGACAATCGCGAGGCCCGCCTCTGGATTAATCGCGCAGCATGGAAGGTCGGCCGACCCTGGATCGATGGCGCGATCGAGGGCATCAACGGTGTTGCCCGCGTCTTTCTGCCCAACCAGCCGCCTTGCTACGAGTGCACGCTTGGCGAGACCGATTGGGCGATCCTGAACCGTAGGATGTCCTGCAACCTCCTGCTCCACGAGGCTCAGCCGCAGGGACGTGTGCCGACGACACCGACTATCTCCTCTGTGATTGCGGGCATTCAGGTGCAGGAACTGGTCAAGGTGCTCCACGGTCTGCCGACGCTTGCCGGCAAGGGGTACGTCTTTGAAGGGCTGCAGCATACCTCTTACGTGACCCAGTACACCGAGAATCCGGACTGCATGAGTCATGCATCGCTGGAGAACATTGTGGAGCTGGGTGAGAGCTCCAGCGAGATCACCCTGGCGGAGTTGATGCGGCGCGGGCAGGAGCATCTCGGTGTCAGCGAAACGGTGATTGAGTTCAGCCGGGATATTATCTGGCGCCTGCGCTGTCCTCGTTGCGGCGCGATTGACGATCTCTTTGCTCCGGTGGGTTCGGTGGACTTCAACCGTGGCCGCTGTCTCGCTTGCAGCCCCGATAGTGCTGAGCCGCAGATGCGCATCGTGGATCTGCTTACCGGTTATCGCGGTGAACCGGAGCTCGCGGGCCGGACGCTCGATCAGCTTGGCCTTCCGCTCTTTGATGTGTTCACGGTGCGTTCGAACGACTCGGAAGTTAACTATCTGATAGCAGGCGATGCCGCGGAGGTTCTTGGTCCGCTGGTGCGGGAGAAGGAGTTTGCCGTATGAGCAAGAACACCGCTGCGGTTGAGCCAAAGATCGTGATCGATAGCGAGGTCACGCGCTGCATCCGTCAGCATGCCCGCGCGCATATGAAGACTGAGGTCTGCGGCGTGCTTATCGGCGAGAAGGTGGGAGACGCTGTCCAGATCCGCGCCTCCATCGAAGCCTCGCAGGCCAGCCAGGGAGGCACGCACGTCACCTTTACCCAGGAGGCCTGGGAGGAGATCTACCGCGTTAAGGACGTGCGTTATCCGGAGGAACGTATCGTCGGCTGGTATCACTCTCATCCGGGCTTCGGTGTCTTTCTCTCTGAGCACGATCTGTTTATCCAGCAGAACTTCTTCAACGCTCCCGATCAGGTGGCCTGGGTCTATGACCCTCACACGGACGAAGAGGGCTGCTTCGGCTGGGTGGGTGGTGCGGTTCATCGCATTCACTCGCTGACCATCTCTGACCAGAACGGCGACGGTGTGGAACGCACACCGAAGCCGACTGAAATGCAGGTGACGGAAGAAGAGAGTGTCTCGCAGCCGGTTATGCGTGCAGAGGTTCGGCAGAAGACGCCGGAGTGGATGCGATGGGCGGCCACGGGAATGCTGAGCCTGACCATGTTGGTGGCCGGCTTCGCGGTGTCGTATTTCCTCTTCCCGCAGATCATTCCCTTTGCGGTCTTTATCGATCCGACTTCAGGCAGGCCGCTGGGAATCCGTGAGGCTCCGGAGCTGTTGCCCTTCCTGCACAAAGCATTGCTTGCACCGGAATCGTCGGCAGTGCCGACGGGACAGAGTCCGGCTCTTACTGCACCTGCACCTGCGCCTGGTGCTTCGACGGCAGCTCCGCCGCAGGCGCCTGCCTCGTCCACACCTGCGCCAGCCACTGGGAGGAAGCCATGAGCGAACAGCCTGACGACGTGTTGCGTGTTTCGCTGGAAGACCTGGAGACAGTGCAGGCTGCGCCGCTCGCGGTGGCCTCAACCGAGACTACGGCGGGAGTGAAGAGCTACGGCAGCATCCATGAGCCGGCCGAGCCGGAGGCTCTGGCGAAAGAGGACGGAAACTTCTTTCTGAAGGCGTGGGTGTATCTGGGAATTGCCGGGTTGGTCGGAGCCCTGGCGGGCTGGGGCATTGCGGAACCCGGCTTTGTAGATGGTGCTGGCTATCGCTGGGGAAATATCTGGCTCATTCCCATCATCCTGACGCTGATGTGCGTCGGCTTCGGTGCAGCCGAGAGCATCGTAGAGCGCTCGTTGCGCAAAGCTGCCATCCGGATTGGAATCGCGCTGCCCCTGGGCGTGGTGATGAGCTTCATCTCCGACCGCATTGCCAACATGATTTATGCGATTGGGCTGGGCTTTTCCGCGGCTGCCGGTGTGCAGACCCACCATAACCCTGTTATCTGGATTGTGCGCGCGATCGCATGGGCATGCCTGGGCGCGGCCGGTGGCATCATCTACGGGATTATCGACCGGTCCGGTAAGAAGATCGGCTATGGAGCCCTTGGCGGCGCGATCGGTGCGGCGATTGGCGGCCTGATCTTTGATCCCATCTCGTTTGCAACCAAGGGAGGTGCGCCGAGCCGCGCCGTCGGCTTTGCGCTGCTGGGACTTGCCACCGGTGTTGCGATGGGGCTGGTGGAAAGCGCGCTGAAAGACCGCTGGCTCTATGTCACCTCCGGTCCGCTGGCCGGCAAGCAATTCATTCTCTATAAGCCGCAGACAGTGATTGGAAGCACGCAGACCTGCGATATCTATCTCTTCAAAGATCCCGAGATTTTGCCGCGGCATGCTGTGCTGATGCAGAAGGGGCCGCATATTCATCTCGCCGCCGAAGGAACGGTCTATGTCTCCGGTCAACCGGTGCGCGGCACGCGGGTACTGGAGAGTGGAGCCATCGTTCAGTTGGGCCGCTATAAGTTCAGGTATCAGGAAAGGACACGCGAATGACCTCCGCCTGTCCCTACTGTCGTTGTGGTTTTGAGCCGGAGGAAGAGGCGCTGACCTGCGAAGCCTGTGCTACGCCGCACCACGCTGACTGCTATGCGGAGAACGGTGGCTGCACCGTCTTCGGCTGCGCCAAGGCTCCCGCAGATGAGCCAAAGGTGAGCATCTCGTCGGCGGACTTGAGCCAGGCACGGCCGGCAGTGGCTGCGGCCCCGCCACCGCCGAATCCTGCGCTGACCACGTCCGTG
This genomic window from Terriglobus albidus contains:
- a CDS encoding EsaB/YukD family protein translates to MPYINVTVYDSTENKRVPAELPDDAPCSKIVTVLVQKLQLPTNGPDGAPLSYKFHHKNSGRQIQDSQTLAQAGVNEGDILRLQPEITAG
- a CDS encoding Mov34/MPN/PAD-1 family protein, which gives rise to MSKNTAAVEPKIVIDSEVTRCIRQHARAHMKTEVCGVLIGEKVGDAVQIRASIEASQASQGGTHVTFTQEAWEEIYRVKDVRYPEERIVGWYHSHPGFGVFLSEHDLFIQQNFFNAPDQVAWVYDPHTDEEGCFGWVGGAVHRIHSLTISDQNGDGVERTPKPTEMQVTEEESVSQPVMRAEVRQKTPEWMRWAATGMLSLTMLVAGFAVSYFLFPQIIPFAVFIDPTSGRPLGIREAPELLPFLHKALLAPESSAVPTGQSPALTAPAPAPGASTAAPPQAPASSTPAPATGRKP
- the alkB gene encoding DNA oxidative demethylase AlkB codes for the protein MTQPLFQTQPPAPLPKNLLGPGTAVLAGFALAVEDELLPALQRVTEQSPFRNMVTPSGFRMSVAMSNCGELGWVTDRTGYRYDHFDPETNRPWPEMPAVFKELATGAANEAGFPGFNPDACLINRYEPGSKLSLHQDKDERDYTQPIVSVSLGLSATFLFGGLKRTDPIQRIQVIHGDVLVWGGPARLRYHGIAPLRDGTHVQLGPVRYNLTFRKAG
- a CDS encoding FHA domain-containing protein; this translates as MSEQPDDVLRVSLEDLETVQAAPLAVASTETTAGVKSYGSIHEPAEPEALAKEDGNFFLKAWVYLGIAGLVGALAGWGIAEPGFVDGAGYRWGNIWLIPIILTLMCVGFGAAESIVERSLRKAAIRIGIALPLGVVMSFISDRIANMIYAIGLGFSAAAGVQTHHNPVIWIVRAIAWACLGAAGGIIYGIIDRSGKKIGYGALGGAIGAAIGGLIFDPISFATKGGAPSRAVGFALLGLATGVAMGLVESALKDRWLYVTSGPLAGKQFILYKPQTVIGSTQTCDIYLFKDPEILPRHAVLMQKGPHIHLAAEGTVYVSGQPVRGTRVLESGAIVQLGRYKFRYQERTRE
- a CDS encoding S1C family serine protease — encoded protein: MSSEKITVSAEDIDLAVHVSAPAEIPAKKQPSPIPVWAKACLWLLVPVLPLLCVISVILRIAFRTQPPRTRYALVSLLATLLTVSSLLALVAGVAIYSLVPLPPMVNSGLPDLDQRTGFPSLSSAVTLSSAEVSTQLKPLVVVVSPAVRFWGREAASVGLGAGMLLEAGPDGYLFATANHVVSGTASPAGGSAPHVMVAMEGGLWSKADVIATCPSNDMALLWVERHSGAAAFVQPIGKPQDGEPIFVIGHPEGLKYTLSSGIISGLHQDVLQISAAISPGNSGGPVYDAHGALLGVVSSKFDRNNDANAENLGFANSAELLHNPSLWSFYGNGRQRLEQYLKDLQTKQQM
- a CDS encoding HesA/MoeB/ThiF family protein, with translation MTETLTLRTELEEDRFSRFRLIPWWDQAKIQSARVLVIGAGALGNEILKNLALLGFLNIVIVDLDSIETSNLSRSVLFRASDVGSAKADAAARGYGNLLPEATVLPLAANVMQDCGLGLFAWADLIIAGLDNREARLWINRAAWKVGRPWIDGAIEGINGVARVFLPNQPPCYECTLGETDWAILNRRMSCNLLLHEAQPQGRVPTTPTISSVIAGIQVQELVKVLHGLPTLAGKGYVFEGLQHTSYVTQYTENPDCMSHASLENIVELGESSSEITLAELMRRGQEHLGVSETVIEFSRDIIWRLRCPRCGAIDDLFAPVGSVDFNRGRCLACSPDSAEPQMRIVDLLTGYRGEPELAGRTLDQLGLPLFDVFTVRSNDSEVNYLIAGDAAEVLGPLVREKEFAV
- a CDS encoding IS110 family transposase, which produces MKKVSKAQWLEEMGSDRPALTVGLDLGDRYSHYCLLNAGKEVMEEGRIQSTEAAFRRHFEGEERQRIALECGTHSPWVSRLLKSLGHQVIVANARKIAAISSSESKNDRNDAEQLARFAASDPKLLAPLLHRSMERQQDLNLIQARATLVRARTMLVNALRGLVKSAGGRLPACSTESFPVRVRASIPSVLTTVAVPLLEQIATLNRQIDSMEEQIEKLGTRYPEIGVLRTVPGVGPVVAATYVLTLDRPNIASNRSAGAWLGLRPGQSQSGDSDPELGISKTGNRYLRSLLVQSAQYILGRFGPDSALRRWGLKLASSGGKRAKKRAIVAVARKLAVLLHSMWRSGQSFQHFPQPAMATVA